Proteins from one Hoplias malabaricus isolate fHopMal1 chromosome 2, fHopMal1.hap1, whole genome shotgun sequence genomic window:
- the LOC136687452 gene encoding interferon-induced protein with tetratricopeptide repeats 5 isoform X1 yields MDDLNTSLLQLECHFTWGLRREDFNLQDLVNRLNEQIRLESGEARVTRAYSSLAFVSYLYDDLQSALGNLLEAENIAKKYYGEYSDKFLIVTYGDLAWLWYHMKHFTVAEDYLRKVQKINEKYSEESNQIRSEVLKEKGWAFLKFSRKYYNGARECFRQALGNNPEDSDLNTGYAIALYRTTMDSESSQTVEQLQRAVQLNPKDAVLYVLLALRLINTNQGPINPKYTMSDSVHLSPTRKAISLVVKALEIAPENPYVLRYVAQFSRKLGSADFAICNLEKALSHTSDSAFMHHQLALCYKSKKILFEKANGPCYKSDQSETKNCLRKCIYHLECAVSLKPSFIFALTELAEIYGQMKQIPKSEMHFQKAFQLANEQKEHLQTVHARYGKFQLYSKGSEQLAIYHYMQGLRLQVDSSEGRKCEEALKQIANFRFAKAENDSKACTIKGFIHELRGEKKLAEMCYERALTEGGGIGESPLLTELRVWLLTFKGAEHSARNAILGTSFHEEKPNVSGRPTILKGKMDKKAVHVVEIDLCNAKSILTKENSVITPGPHAIVFAFVHDGQLTEETQRILGDLESFGKNFWKHVIVIFTNKDTCIRGQEGVVHWLLSKCEYRYYITGRCKQMTQTKELSERIQKMLLGNKNMHLVISREQSFLQMVKRSEREKGSLFTPTFINMKGQSKYRFLCKHAGWYFCTFTHLGFKMKGEGEVLYTTLYQDSNCPLSSNYYPAGPLYDIKCVQGELSQIQLPHCEESPEDDYNFMIVAQYTDHRWEIMKPESITPLRVCVSVPTTSWFQLKDILNRFKRKIRGQIILMYHPPPKHMLHVYLRPWNVDPKTLRENDSIRIKGPDCYLEHERKYKMSCEDNEQPQRTPTIMCNDGLFLRNQLTDNPTFVIYFKEQTTGIKLNLMQHMNNKEVWKYDVPSLGVYRHARTTLSNEDTDLMIGSYFHDARNASSVTADHGARVNNPVISNNRFVGSTIHINSNQR; encoded by the exons ATGGATGACTTAAATACCAGCCTGCTTCAGCTGGAGTGTCATTTTACTTGGGGTTTGAGAAGAGAAGATTTTAATCTCCAAGACTTGGTGAACCGCCTAAATGAGCAGATCAGATTGGAATCTGGGGAAGCAAGAGTGACCCGTGCATATAGCTCCTTGGCATTTGTTAGTTATCTCTACGATGATCTGCAATCAGCACTTGGAAATCTGCTAGAAGCTGAAAACATTGCAAAAAAATACTATGGCGAGTACAGTGACAAATTTCTCATAGTTACGTATGGGGACTTGGCCTGGTTGTGGTATCACATGAAACATTTTACTGTAGCTGAAGACTATTTGAGGAAAGTACAGAAGATAAATGAGAAGTACTCTGAAGAATCCAATCAAATCCGTAGTGAGGTCCTGAAGGAAAAGGGTTGGGCCTTCCTAAAATTTTCTCGAAAATACTACAATGGAGCCAGAGAATGCTTTAGACAAGCTCTTGGAAACAATCCAGAAGACAGTGACTTAAATACTGGCTATGCTATAGCACTGTATCGCACAACAATGGATTCTGAATCCTCACAGACTGTTGAACAACTCCAACGAGCAGTTCAGTTGAATCCAAAAGATGCTGTACTCTATGTGCTTTTGGCCCTAAGACTGATAAACACAAACCAGGGTCCTATTAACCCTAAGTATACAATGTCTGATTCTGTCCACTTGAGCCCAACTAGGAAAGCAATCAGTTTGGTTGTGAAAGCCCTTGAGATAGCTCCTGAAAACCCTTATGTATTGCGGTATGTGGCACAATTCAGCCGTAAACTGGGATCTGCAGACTTTGCCATTTGTAACCTGGAGAAAGCACTGTCACACACCTCTGATTCAGCCTTCATGCATCATCAGCTGGCACTATgctacaaaagcaaaaaaattctATTTGAAAAAGCAAATGGGCCATGTTATAAATCTGATCAGAGTGAAACAAAGAATTGTCTTCGTAAATGCATATACCATCTGGAATGTGCGGTTTCACTGAAACCTTCGTTCATATTTGCACTGACAGAACTGGCAGAGATTTATGGACAGATGAAACAAATACCAAAATCTGAAATGCATTTTCAGAAGGCATTTCAGTTAGCCAATGAACAAAAGGAACATCTCCAGACTGTTCATGCTAGGTATGGAAAATTTCAGCTTTACAGCAAAGGATCTGAGCAACTTGCAATCTACCATTACATGCAAGGTCTAAGGCTGCAAGTAGATTCAAGTGAAGGAAGGAAATGTGAAGAAGCATTGAAACAGATTGCAAATTTTCGATTtgcaaaggcagaaaatgaCAGCAAAGCTTGTACAATAAAGGGATTCATTCATGAATTAAGGGGTGAAAAAAAACTTGCAGAAATGTGTTATGAGAGGGCCTTAACTGAAGGTGGTGGAATTG gaGAAAGTCCTTTGCTAACCGAGCTTAGAGTTTGGCTTTTGACATTCAAAGGAGCAGAACATTCTGCAAGAAATGCAATCTTAGGCACCAGTTTTCATGAGGAGAAACCAAATGTTAGTGGAAGGCCAACAATTCTAAAGGGAAAAATGGATAAGAAAGCTGTACATGTGGTTGAAATTGACCTCTGCAATGCCAAGAGTATTCTCACAAAGGAGAATTCAGTCATTACCCCTGGGCCCCATGCAATTGTCTTTGCCTTTGTTCATGATGGGCAACTCACTGAAGAGACACAAAGAATTCTAGGGGATTTGGAATCATTTGGAAAGAATTTCTGGAAACATGTCATTGTAATTTTCACAAACAAAGACACATGCATCAGGGGACAGGAAGGTGTTGTGCACTGGCTCTTATCAAAATGTGAATACAGATACTACATCACTGGCAGGTGTAAACAGATGACTCAGACCAAAGAGCTCTCAGAGAGGATCCAGAAAATGTTATtaggaaataaaaacatgcatcttgtGATTTCAAGGGAACAGTCATTCCTACAGATGGTAAAg CGGTCAGAAAGGGAAAAAGGTAGCTTGTTCACTCCAACTTTTATAAACATGAAGGGCCAATCAAAGTACAG GTTTCTATGCAAGCATGCTGGTTGGTATTTCTGCACCTTTACCCACCTTGGATTCAAAATGAAAGGAGAAGGAGAGGTTTTGTATACTACTTTATATCAGGACAGCAACTGCCCACTTTCTTCCAATTACTATCCAGCAGGTCCTCTCTATGACATCAAATGTGTTCAGGGAGAACTCTCTCAAATCCAGCTTCCTCACTGTGAAGAGTCCCCTG AAGATGATTATAACTTCATGATTGTCGCACAATATACTGATCACCGTTGGGAGATCATGAAACCTGAGAGTATCACAcccctgagagtgtgtgtgagtgttccaACAACATCATGGTTTCAGCTCAAAGACATACTGAACAGGTTTAAAAGAAAGATCAGAGGACAGATCATATTAATGTATCACCCACCACCGAAGCATATGCTGCATGTATACTTACGACCTTGGAATGTGGACCCTAAAACG CTGCGTGAAAATGACAGTATACGCATTAAAGGACCTGACTGCTACCTTGAACATGAACGGAAATACAAGATGTCTTGTGAAGATAACGAACAGCCACAAAGGACACCAACGATAATGTGCAAT GATGGGCTTTTCCTGAGGAATCAACTCACAGACAATCCAACATTTGTAATATACTTTAAAGAACAAACGACAGgtataaagttgaatctaatgcAGCACATGAATAATAAGGAAGTTTGGAAATATGATGTGCCATCCCTTGGAG TTTATCGGCATGCAAGAACAACATTGAGTAATGAAGACacag ATCTAATGATAGGTTCTTACTTTCATGATGCCCGAAATGCTTCTTCTGTGACAGCTGACCATGGCGCCAGGGTAAACAATCCTGTAATTAGCAACAACAGATTCGTTGGATCTACAATCCACATTAACTCCAATCAAAG ATAA
- the LOC136687573 gene encoding LOW QUALITY PROTEIN: CD48 antigen-like (The sequence of the model RefSeq protein was modified relative to this genomic sequence to represent the inferred CDS: substituted 1 base at 1 genomic stop codon), whose amino-acid sequence PSSGKHSSVLLFTGLLSTTGEEVVKLQELEGNTMTIHPGLTAVQSDAKILWFYGPENVEILIVNSLVTEGETITEYNTERFRDRLQLNRNSGSLTIRNISREDSGVYQLQIISERISDWSFRVNVYSPVSNPVLGNQLEKHSLSQRGSCSVLCTVENEKDVNLSWFEEKERISSISSSDSSDPPSLSLNITVSNNSTYTCVASNPVSNRTTQPNTTQLCYINTVEITHERHVIIALLVLIFLGVIVAGSLISLTWCXKKEQPR is encoded by the exons CCATCTTCAGGAAAGCATtcatctgttttattatttacag GTCTGCTGTCCACAACTGGAGAAGAGGTTGTTAAATTGCAGGAGCTGGAGGGAAACACTATGACAATTCACCCTGGATTGACTGCAGTTCAGAGTGATGCTAAGATCCTGTGGTTCTATGGACCTGAGAATGTAGAAATTCTAATTGTGAACAGTCTAGTGACTGAGGGAGAGACTATTACAGAATATAACACAGAGAGATTCAGAGACAgactgcagctgaacagaaacagTGGATCTTTAACCATCAGAAACATCAGCAGAGAAGATTCTGGAGTTTATCAATTACAGATCATTAGTGAAAGAATTTCAGACTGGAGTTTCAGAGTTAATGTCTATT CTCCAGTATCAAATCCAGTCCTAGGAAATCAACTTGAGAAACACTCACTGAGTCAGAGAGGGTCCTGTTCTGTTCTGTGCACTGTGGAGAATGAGAAGGATGTGAACTTGTCCTGGtttgaagagaaagagagaatctCCAGCATCAGCAGCTCAGACTCCAGtgaccccccctctctctctttgaatATAACAGTCTCAAACAATTCTACCTACACCTGTGTAGCTTCTAATCCAGTCAGCAACCGAACTACACAACCCAATACTACACAACTCTGTTACATTAACACAG tggAAATTACTCATGAAAGACATGTCATCATTGCCCTGCTTGTCCTGATATTTCTTGGAGTGATTGTTGCTGGATCATTAATATCATTAACatggtgttaaaaaaaagagcaacCAAGGTGA
- the LOC136687452 gene encoding interferon-induced protein with tetratricopeptide repeats 5 isoform X2, translating into MDDLNTSLLQLECHFTWGLRREDFNLQDLVNRLNEQIRLESGEARVTRAYSSLAFVSYLYDDLQSALGNLLEAENIAKKYYGEYSDKFLIVTYGDLAWLWYHMKHFTVAEDYLRKVQKINEKYSEESNQIRSEVLKEKGWAFLKFSRKYYNGARECFRQALGNNPEDSDLNTGYAIALYRTTMDSESSQTVEQLQRAVQLNPKDAVLYVLLALRLINTNQGPINPKYTMSDSVHLSPTRKAISLVVKALEIAPENPYVLRYVAQFSRKLGSADFAICNLEKALSHTSDSAFMHHQLALCYKSKKILFEKANGPCYKSDQSETKNCLRKCIYHLECAVSLKPSFIFALTELAEIYGQMKQIPKSEMHFQKAFQLANEQKEHLQTVHARYGKFQLYSKGSEQLAIYHYMQGLRLQVDSSEGRKCEEALKQIANFRFAKAENDSKACTIKGFIHELRGEKKLAEMCYERALTEGGGIGESPLLTELRVWLLTFKGAEHSARNAILGTSFHEEKPNVSGRPTILKGKMDKKAVHVVEIDLCNAKSILTKENSVITPGPHAIVFAFVHDGQLTEETQRILGDLESFGKNFWKHVIVIFTNKDTCIRGQEGVVHWLLSKCEYRYYITGRCKQMTQTKELSERIQKMLLGNKNMHLVISREQSFLQMVKRSEREKGSLFTPTFINMKGQSKYRFLCKHAGWYFCTFTHLGFKMKGEGEVLYTTLYQDSNCPLSSNYYPAGPLYDIKCVQGELSQIQLPHCEESPEDDYNFMIVAQYTDHRWEIMKPESITPLRVCVSVPTTSWFQLKDILNRFKRKIRGQIILMYHPPPKHMLHVYLRPWNVDPKTGRGGSRAYLESLGARQEYTMEGVPVLHRATHKLTHSLTPTDTFESPIHLPTCVFGLLGGNRSTRRKPTRTRGEHTTLVTDSHLDGDSNPQPPGPWSCVTATLPAAPPCRPLFQKVSN; encoded by the exons ATGGATGACTTAAATACCAGCCTGCTTCAGCTGGAGTGTCATTTTACTTGGGGTTTGAGAAGAGAAGATTTTAATCTCCAAGACTTGGTGAACCGCCTAAATGAGCAGATCAGATTGGAATCTGGGGAAGCAAGAGTGACCCGTGCATATAGCTCCTTGGCATTTGTTAGTTATCTCTACGATGATCTGCAATCAGCACTTGGAAATCTGCTAGAAGCTGAAAACATTGCAAAAAAATACTATGGCGAGTACAGTGACAAATTTCTCATAGTTACGTATGGGGACTTGGCCTGGTTGTGGTATCACATGAAACATTTTACTGTAGCTGAAGACTATTTGAGGAAAGTACAGAAGATAAATGAGAAGTACTCTGAAGAATCCAATCAAATCCGTAGTGAGGTCCTGAAGGAAAAGGGTTGGGCCTTCCTAAAATTTTCTCGAAAATACTACAATGGAGCCAGAGAATGCTTTAGACAAGCTCTTGGAAACAATCCAGAAGACAGTGACTTAAATACTGGCTATGCTATAGCACTGTATCGCACAACAATGGATTCTGAATCCTCACAGACTGTTGAACAACTCCAACGAGCAGTTCAGTTGAATCCAAAAGATGCTGTACTCTATGTGCTTTTGGCCCTAAGACTGATAAACACAAACCAGGGTCCTATTAACCCTAAGTATACAATGTCTGATTCTGTCCACTTGAGCCCAACTAGGAAAGCAATCAGTTTGGTTGTGAAAGCCCTTGAGATAGCTCCTGAAAACCCTTATGTATTGCGGTATGTGGCACAATTCAGCCGTAAACTGGGATCTGCAGACTTTGCCATTTGTAACCTGGAGAAAGCACTGTCACACACCTCTGATTCAGCCTTCATGCATCATCAGCTGGCACTATgctacaaaagcaaaaaaattctATTTGAAAAAGCAAATGGGCCATGTTATAAATCTGATCAGAGTGAAACAAAGAATTGTCTTCGTAAATGCATATACCATCTGGAATGTGCGGTTTCACTGAAACCTTCGTTCATATTTGCACTGACAGAACTGGCAGAGATTTATGGACAGATGAAACAAATACCAAAATCTGAAATGCATTTTCAGAAGGCATTTCAGTTAGCCAATGAACAAAAGGAACATCTCCAGACTGTTCATGCTAGGTATGGAAAATTTCAGCTTTACAGCAAAGGATCTGAGCAACTTGCAATCTACCATTACATGCAAGGTCTAAGGCTGCAAGTAGATTCAAGTGAAGGAAGGAAATGTGAAGAAGCATTGAAACAGATTGCAAATTTTCGATTtgcaaaggcagaaaatgaCAGCAAAGCTTGTACAATAAAGGGATTCATTCATGAATTAAGGGGTGAAAAAAAACTTGCAGAAATGTGTTATGAGAGGGCCTTAACTGAAGGTGGTGGAATTG gaGAAAGTCCTTTGCTAACCGAGCTTAGAGTTTGGCTTTTGACATTCAAAGGAGCAGAACATTCTGCAAGAAATGCAATCTTAGGCACCAGTTTTCATGAGGAGAAACCAAATGTTAGTGGAAGGCCAACAATTCTAAAGGGAAAAATGGATAAGAAAGCTGTACATGTGGTTGAAATTGACCTCTGCAATGCCAAGAGTATTCTCACAAAGGAGAATTCAGTCATTACCCCTGGGCCCCATGCAATTGTCTTTGCCTTTGTTCATGATGGGCAACTCACTGAAGAGACACAAAGAATTCTAGGGGATTTGGAATCATTTGGAAAGAATTTCTGGAAACATGTCATTGTAATTTTCACAAACAAAGACACATGCATCAGGGGACAGGAAGGTGTTGTGCACTGGCTCTTATCAAAATGTGAATACAGATACTACATCACTGGCAGGTGTAAACAGATGACTCAGACCAAAGAGCTCTCAGAGAGGATCCAGAAAATGTTATtaggaaataaaaacatgcatcttgtGATTTCAAGGGAACAGTCATTCCTACAGATGGTAAAg CGGTCAGAAAGGGAAAAAGGTAGCTTGTTCACTCCAACTTTTATAAACATGAAGGGCCAATCAAAGTACAG GTTTCTATGCAAGCATGCTGGTTGGTATTTCTGCACCTTTACCCACCTTGGATTCAAAATGAAAGGAGAAGGAGAGGTTTTGTATACTACTTTATATCAGGACAGCAACTGCCCACTTTCTTCCAATTACTATCCAGCAGGTCCTCTCTATGACATCAAATGTGTTCAGGGAGAACTCTCTCAAATCCAGCTTCCTCACTGTGAAGAGTCCCCTG AAGATGATTATAACTTCATGATTGTCGCACAATATACTGATCACCGTTGGGAGATCATGAAACCTGAGAGTATCACAcccctgagagtgtgtgtgagtgttccaACAACATCATGGTTTCAGCTCAAAGACATACTGAACAGGTTTAAAAGAAAGATCAGAGGACAGATCATATTAATGTATCACCCACCACCGAAGCATATGCTGCATGTATACTTACGACCTTGGAATGTGGACCCTAAAACG ggtcgtggtgggtccagagcctacctggaatcattgggtgcaaggcaggaatacaccatggagggggtgccagttcttcacagggcaacacacaaactcacccattcactcacacctacggacacttttgagtcaccaatccacctaccaacgtgtgtttttggactcttggggggaaaccggagcacccggaggaaacccacgcggacacggggagaacacaccacactcgtcacagacagtcacctggatggggactcgaacccacaacctccaggtccctggagctgtgtgactgcaacactacctgctgcaccaccgtgccgccccttgtTTCAGAAAGTAtccaattaa